One Halobaculum roseum DNA segment encodes these proteins:
- a CDS encoding proline dehydrogenase family protein, whose product MIPPIASRFVAGETPAAAFDHVRRANEDGVKVILNLLGEHYRERSAAAADAEAYVSLIRDIGGTDLDACVSVKPSQLGIDIGDDVFRENLRRVVEAGDEHGVFVWCDMEDADTTDATLDAFEELTREFDGGVGQCVQANLRRTREDLDRLADVPGKIRLVKGAYDEPESIAYTDKADVNEAYREDLEFLFKEREGGIAVGSHDPKMVSLAAELSAEYGADYEVQMLMGVREDEQRRLAEEGVETWQYAPYGDKWMSYFYRRVRERKENALFALRAVVGV is encoded by the coding sequence ATGATCCCGCCCATCGCCAGCCGCTTCGTCGCGGGCGAGACGCCGGCCGCGGCGTTCGACCACGTTCGCCGCGCCAACGAGGACGGCGTGAAGGTGATCCTCAACCTCCTCGGCGAGCACTACCGCGAGCGCTCGGCCGCCGCCGCCGACGCCGAGGCGTACGTCTCCCTGATCCGCGATATCGGCGGTACGGATCTGGACGCCTGCGTCTCGGTGAAGCCCTCCCAGCTCGGGATCGACATCGGCGACGACGTGTTCCGCGAGAACCTCCGCCGGGTCGTCGAGGCCGGCGACGAACACGGCGTGTTCGTCTGGTGTGACATGGAGGACGCCGACACGACCGACGCGACGCTCGACGCCTTCGAGGAGCTGACCCGCGAGTTCGACGGCGGCGTCGGACAGTGCGTGCAGGCGAACCTCCGTCGCACCCGCGAGGACCTCGACCGGCTGGCGGACGTTCCGGGGAAGATCCGGCTCGTGAAGGGCGCGTACGACGAGCCCGAGTCGATCGCCTACACCGACAAGGCCGACGTGAACGAGGCCTACCGCGAGGACCTGGAGTTCCTGTTCAAGGAGCGCGAGGGGGGCATCGCCGTCGGCAGCCACGACCCGAAGATGGTCTCACTGGCGGCCGAACTGTCCGCCGAGTACGGCGCCGACTACGAGGTGCAGATGCTCATGGGCGTCCGCGAGGACGAACAGCGCCGGCTGGCGGAGGAGGGGGTCGAGACGTGGCAGTACGCCCCCTACGGCGACAAGTGGATGTCGTACTTCTACCGACGCGTTCGCGAGCGCAAGGAGAACGCCCTGTTCGCCCTCCGGGCGGTCGTCGGCGTCTGA
- a CDS encoding CDP-2,3-bis-(O-geranylgeranyl)-sn-glycerol synthase → MAGLVELVAGALWAMLPAYVPNNAAVLAGGGAAIDGGRTWGGRRVLGDGKTWRGTAVGTLAGIALAVALNAVADPVGAAVGVDLPTFPPLAALGLALGAMLGDIGASFVKRRSGRERGASFPGLDQLDFVVGALVLALALAPAWTLATFTLERLAVVLVATPLLHVATNVIAYLIGVKNEPW, encoded by the coding sequence ATGGCCGGACTCGTCGAACTCGTCGCGGGCGCGCTGTGGGCGATGTTGCCGGCGTACGTTCCGAACAACGCCGCCGTGCTCGCGGGCGGGGGCGCGGCGATCGACGGCGGCCGGACGTGGGGCGGCCGCCGCGTGCTCGGCGACGGGAAGACGTGGCGCGGCACCGCCGTCGGCACGCTCGCGGGCATCGCGCTCGCGGTCGCACTCAACGCGGTCGCGGACCCCGTCGGCGCCGCCGTCGGCGTCGACCTCCCGACGTTCCCGCCGCTGGCGGCGCTCGGGCTCGCGCTGGGCGCGATGCTCGGCGACATCGGCGCCTCGTTCGTCAAACGCAGGTCGGGTCGCGAGCGGGGCGCCTCCTTCCCCGGGCTCGACCAGCTCGACTTCGTCGTCGGCGCGCTCGTGCTCGCGCTGGCGCTGGCGCCCGCGTGGACGCTCGCGACGTTCACGCTCGAACGCCTCGCCGTCGTGCTCGTCGCGACGCCGCTGTTGCACGTCGCGACGAACGTCATTGCCTACCTGATCGGGGTCAAGAACGAGCCGTGGTAG
- the pyrE gene encoding orotate phosphoribosyltransferase, whose protein sequence is MRDSTDDAVTDAELIAALRDAEAVLFGEFELAHGGTSDYYVDKYRFETDPTCLGLVARAYAERVGEAKLAGVALGAVPLVAATAVETGSPYVIVRKAAKEYGTGNRIEGALDEGEEVVVLEDIATTGQSALDAVEALREAGATVNKVLVVVDREEGAAELLADHDVELESLLTATRLLEDR, encoded by the coding sequence ATGCGCGACTCCACCGACGACGCCGTCACGGACGCGGAGCTGATCGCCGCGCTTCGGGACGCGGAGGCCGTCCTGTTCGGCGAGTTCGAACTCGCCCACGGGGGGACGAGCGACTACTACGTCGACAAGTACCGCTTCGAGACGGATCCCACGTGTCTGGGCCTCGTCGCCCGGGCGTACGCCGAGCGCGTCGGCGAGGCGAAGCTCGCCGGCGTCGCACTCGGCGCCGTCCCGCTGGTGGCCGCGACCGCCGTCGAGACCGGTTCCCCGTACGTCATCGTCCGCAAGGCGGCCAAGGAGTACGGCACCGGGAACCGGATCGAGGGGGCCCTCGACGAGGGCGAGGAGGTCGTCGTGCTCGAGGACATCGCCACGACCGGCCAGTCCGCCCTCGACGCCGTCGAGGCGCTGCGGGAGGCGGGTGCGACCGTGAACAAGGTGCTCGTCGTCGTCGACCGCGAGGAGGGCGCCGCGGAGCTGCTCGCGGACCACGACGTGGAGCTGGAGTCGCTGCTGACGGCGACGCGCCTGCTCGAGGACAGGTAG
- a CDS encoding phosphoribosyltransferase family protein, with protein MNRAEKAALQLQAVAVLRTLKETRTYDELAEVTGLPAGDLNRYVNGHVLPGAERAQEVVGGIGHETLAAELEARIGFDDEGYVDNSGVVFDQPFLDLVAPVAAESFAFETPDVVLTAATDGITLGAAMASHFDARVAYAKKSKETAVEEFIESRQRLASGIELTYYLPAGAIDAGESVLVVDDLIRSGETQELLLDIALQADADVTGVFALIAVGDEGTDRASEITDAPVGALTRFE; from the coding sequence ATGAACAGGGCCGAGAAGGCCGCCCTGCAGTTGCAGGCGGTCGCCGTGTTGCGGACGCTGAAGGAGACGCGAACGTACGACGAACTCGCCGAGGTGACCGGCCTGCCGGCGGGCGATCTGAACCGCTACGTCAACGGGCACGTCCTCCCGGGCGCCGAGCGCGCCCAGGAGGTCGTCGGCGGCATCGGTCACGAGACGCTCGCCGCGGAGCTCGAAGCGCGCATCGGCTTCGACGACGAGGGGTACGTCGACAACTCCGGCGTCGTGTTCGACCAGCCGTTCCTCGATCTGGTCGCGCCCGTCGCCGCCGAGTCGTTCGCCTTCGAGACGCCCGACGTGGTGCTCACGGCCGCGACCGACGGGATCACCCTCGGCGCGGCGATGGCGAGCCACTTCGACGCCCGCGTCGCCTACGCGAAGAAGTCGAAGGAGACCGCCGTCGAGGAGTTCATCGAGTCGCGCCAGCGGCTCGCCTCAGGGATCGAGCTGACGTACTACCTCCCCGCGGGCGCCATCGACGCCGGCGAGTCCGTGCTCGTCGTCGACGACCTCATCCGGTCGGGCGAGACGCAGGAGCTGCTGCTCGACATCGCGCTTCAGGCCGACGCCGACGTGACCGGCGTGTTCGCGCTCATCGCCGTCGGCGACGAGGGGACCGACCGGGCGTCGGAGATCACCGACGCGCCGGTGGGTGCGTTGACGCGGTTCGAGTAA
- a CDS encoding NCS2 family permease — protein sequence MGLQQQLAEYFNFDELGTDLRTEVVAGITTFLTMSYIVIVNPSILAVAIVNGPGPDIGRSLPEVQQMIAVVTLISAAVATLVMALYAKRPFGQAPGLGLNAFFAFTVVLGLGVPWNTALAAVVVEGIVFMLLTVAGAREYVIKLFPEPVKFAVGGGIGLFLAIIGLEAMRVVASDPATYVQFSPVFAQDPVAVLSVVGLFLTFMLYARGVPGSIVFGILGTSVLGWIVSTLGYSAYAVPDDAGFVLADASLSPALDTLTYSAAGYDITPLVGAFVSGFSNVDAFAFALIVFTFFFVDFFDTAGTLVGVSQVAGFLDEDGNLPDIDRPLMADAIGTTVGGILGTSTVTTYIESAAGVEEGGRSGMTALVIAVLFVFSLAAVPLAAAVPIWASHIALVAIAVLMLRNLVDIDWADYTNAVPAGLTILVMPFTYSIAYGIAAGIVSYPLVKVAAGEYDDVRPGHWVLAAAFVAYFFVRTGGVLGGAL from the coding sequence ATGGGGCTGCAACAGCAGTTGGCGGAGTACTTCAACTTCGACGAGCTCGGGACGGATCTCCGGACTGAGGTCGTGGCCGGGATCACGACGTTCCTGACGATGAGCTACATCGTCATCGTCAATCCGAGCATCCTCGCGGTGGCGATCGTGAACGGGCCGGGGCCCGACATCGGCCGGTCGTTGCCCGAGGTCCAGCAGATGATCGCGGTGGTGACGCTCATCTCCGCGGCGGTCGCGACGCTCGTGATGGCGCTGTACGCGAAGCGGCCGTTCGGGCAGGCACCCGGGCTCGGGCTGAACGCGTTCTTCGCGTTCACGGTCGTGCTCGGGCTCGGCGTCCCGTGGAACACCGCGCTCGCGGCGGTCGTCGTCGAGGGGATCGTGTTCATGCTGCTCACCGTCGCCGGAGCGCGTGAGTACGTGATCAAGCTGTTCCCCGAGCCGGTGAAGTTCGCGGTCGGGGGCGGTATCGGGCTGTTCCTCGCCATCATCGGGTTGGAAGCGATGCGCGTCGTCGCCTCCGACCCCGCGACGTACGTCCAGTTCTCGCCGGTGTTCGCGCAGGACCCGGTCGCCGTGTTGTCGGTCGTCGGGTTGTTCCTCACGTTCATGCTGTACGCCCGCGGCGTCCCGGGGAGCATCGTCTTCGGGATCCTCGGGACGAGCGTGCTCGGGTGGATCGTGTCGACGCTCGGCTACTCCGCGTACGCCGTTCCCGACGACGCCGGCTTCGTCCTCGCCGACGCGTCGCTGTCGCCGGCGCTGGACACGCTGACGTACTCGGCGGCCGGCTACGACATCACGCCGCTCGTCGGCGCGTTCGTCTCCGGGTTCTCGAACGTGGACGCGTTCGCGTTCGCGCTCATCGTGTTCACGTTCTTCTTCGTCGACTTCTTCGACACCGCCGGCACGCTGGTCGGCGTCTCGCAGGTCGCGGGCTTCCTCGACGAGGACGGCAACCTCCCCGACATCGACAGGCCGCTGATGGCCGACGCGATCGGCACCACCGTGGGCGGCATCCTCGGCACCTCGACGGTGACGACGTACATCGAGTCCGCCGCCGGCGTCGAGGAGGGCGGCCGTTCGGGGATGACTGCGCTGGTCATCGCGGTGCTGTTCGTGTTCTCGCTCGCGGCCGTGCCGCTCGCGGCGGCCGTGCCGATCTGGGCGAGCCACATCGCGCTCGTCGCCATCGCGGTGCTCATGCTGCGCAACCTGGTCGACATCGACTGGGCCGACTACACCAACGCGGTGCCCGCGGGGCTGACGATCCTCGTGATGCCGTTCACCTACTCCATCGCCTACGGTATCGCGGCGGGCATCGTCTCGTACCCGCTGGTCAAGGTCGCCGCCGGCGAGTACGACGACGTCCGCCCGGGCCACTGGGTGCTCGC